One genomic region from Equus asinus isolate D_3611 breed Donkey chromosome 10, EquAss-T2T_v2, whole genome shotgun sequence encodes:
- the LOC106841991 gene encoding olfactory receptor 1J4-like has product MRPENKSSMSEFLLLGLPIPLEQQGIFFALFLGMYFTTVLGNLLIIWLIGLDSRLHTPMYFFLSHLAFSDIFLSSVTVPKMLKNMQTQQPFIPYVGCISQMCLIIVFGCLDNFLLAVMAYDRYVAICQPLHYTTVMRQELCVSLVAGSWFFSCAHALLHSLLLVQLSFCADNTIPNFFCDLPALLKISCSDIFLNELVIFTEGAMVVILPFFSILGSYIHIGMTVLRVPSRRRLFKVFSTCGSHLFVVSLYYGTIAGVYLFSFSQSSSEKDLIASVMYAVVTPMLNPFIYSLRNRDIKHALEIFVNKAKFLK; this is encoded by the coding sequence ATGAGGCCTGAGAACAAGAGCAGCATGTCTGAGTTCCTCCTCCTGGGGCTTCCCATCCCACTGGAGCAGCAGGGCATCTTCTTCGCCCTGTTCCTGGGCATGTACTTCACTACAGTGCTGGGGAACCTGCTCATCATCTGGCTTATCGGGCTGGACTCTCgcctccacactcccatgtacttcttcctcagccacttggccttctctgacatTTTCCTTTCATCTGTCACAGTTCCAAAGATGCTCAAGAACATGCAGACTCAGCAACCATTCATCCCCTATGTGGGGTGCATTTCTCAGATGTGTCTTATCATAGTTTTTGGTTGTCTTGACAATTTCCTTCTTGCAGTGATGGCATATGACAGATACGTGGCCATCTGTCAGCCACTCCACTACACAACTGTTATGAGGCAGGAGCTGTGTGTCTCACTAGTAGCTGGGTCCTGGTTCTTCAGTTGTGCACATGCACTTTTGCACTCCCTCCTCTTGGTCCAATTGTCCTTCTGTGCTGACAATACCATCCCCAACTTCTTCTGTGACCTCCCTGCTCTCCTGAAGATTAGCTGCTCAGACATCTTCCTCAATGAGTTGGTCATCTTCACCGAAGGAGCAATGGTTGTCATCTTGCCTTTCTTTAGTATCTTAGGCTCATATATACATATTGGGATGACAGTCCTGAGGGTcccctccaggaggagactctTTAAAGTATTTTCAACTTGTGGCTCCCATCTCTTTGTGGTGTCTTTGTACTATGGGACCATTGCAGGTGTTtaccttttctccttttcacagAGTTCCAGTGAAAAAGACCTAATTGCTTCAGTCATGTATGCAGTAGTtacccccatgctgaaccccttcatctatAGCCTGAGGAACAGAGACATAAAACATGCCCTAGAAATATTTGTCAATAAGGCCAAGTTCCTTAAGTGA